Proteins encoded within one genomic window of Chlorobaculum sp. MV4-Y:
- the glp gene encoding gephyrin-like molybdotransferase Glp, whose amino-acid sequence MTSVHEAHEIIAETTRLIDATVSAPLLQLRGRVLAEDVRAGFAMPRFTNAAMDGFAVRFGEIAGASKAAPVKLPVSQELAAGVLSTMPLAPGSCARIMTGAPVPEGADTVVPFEETSGFGSETVEFYKAPKKGANIRHAGEEIQPGALLAAAGTRITPAEIGLFATFGIASALVRRQPRVSIITVGDELRMPGEKIEPLAIYNSNLPLLKACVEAAGAQVTQTRQLPDDRQAIREALASAIEESEMILTAGGISTGEFDYMYEALEALGVEQKFWKVAQKPGKPVYFGATASDKLVFALPGNPVSALVCLLEYGLPALARMQGATPARKFTATLDEPFPVDRKRHRFLFGKLRAESSALRCQLSAQTESHMLTALSGANCVVEAPPAAEPLPPGSPVTCTPLPWTNEF is encoded by the coding sequence ATGACCAGCGTTCACGAAGCTCACGAAATTATCGCCGAAACGACACGCCTGATCGATGCCACGGTCTCCGCCCCGCTCCTCCAGCTTCGGGGGCGCGTGCTTGCCGAGGATGTTCGCGCTGGATTCGCGATGCCGCGCTTCACCAACGCCGCAATGGATGGCTTCGCCGTGCGATTCGGCGAAATCGCCGGAGCCTCGAAAGCCGCGCCGGTCAAGCTGCCGGTGTCGCAGGAGCTGGCCGCCGGAGTGCTTTCGACGATGCCACTCGCACCCGGAAGCTGCGCGAGAATCATGACTGGTGCGCCCGTGCCAGAGGGAGCCGACACCGTCGTGCCGTTCGAAGAGACCAGCGGCTTCGGCAGTGAGACCGTCGAATTTTACAAAGCGCCGAAAAAGGGCGCGAACATCCGCCACGCGGGCGAGGAAATTCAGCCCGGCGCATTGCTCGCCGCCGCCGGAACCCGCATCACACCCGCCGAGATCGGCCTCTTCGCCACCTTTGGCATCGCCTCGGCGCTGGTGCGGCGGCAACCGCGAGTATCGATCATCACCGTCGGCGACGAACTGCGGATGCCCGGCGAAAAGATCGAGCCGCTCGCCATCTACAACAGCAACCTGCCACTGCTCAAAGCGTGCGTCGAAGCTGCCGGGGCGCAGGTCACGCAGACGCGCCAGTTGCCGGACGACCGGCAAGCGATTCGCGAGGCGCTCGCGTCGGCCATCGAAGAGTCGGAGATGATCCTCACCGCAGGCGGCATCTCGACCGGCGAGTTCGACTACATGTACGAAGCACTCGAAGCCCTCGGCGTGGAGCAGAAGTTCTGGAAGGTGGCGCAGAAACCGGGCAAGCCGGTTTACTTCGGCGCGACCGCTTCGGACAAGCTCGTCTTCGCCCTGCCGGGCAACCCGGTCTCGGCGCTCGTCTGCCTGCTCGAATACGGCCTCCCCGCGCTCGCCCGGATGCAGGGCGCGACGCCAGCGCGGAAGTTCACGGCGACGCTCGACGAGCCGTTCCCGGTGGATCGCAAGCGCCACCGATTCCTCTTTGGGAAGCTCCGCGCCGAATCGAGCGCGCTTCGCTGCCAGCTCTCGGCGCAGACCGAGTCGCACATGCTGACGGCGCTCTCGGGCGCAAACTGCGTGGTCGAAGCGCCACCAGCCGCCGAACCGCTCCCGCCCGGATCTCCGGTCACTTGCACGCCGCTTCCGTGGACGAACGAATTCTGA
- the moaCB gene encoding bifunctional molybdenum cofactor biosynthesis protein MoaC/MoaB, with protein sequence MEFTHLDDSGMVRMADVSAKPPTRREARASGRIVMLPETIALLRREELPKGNVLATAKIAGIQAAKQASALIPLCHQLNLSWIDIEFEIGDDSIGIAATVITRESTGVEMEALTAVSVAALTIYDMCKAVDKTMEISSIRLDRKTGGKSSFKMEYQPRTAILVMSDSIAAGSATDRSGAILREGLEKAGCAVEALTIVPDEPAEIVTTVEAWIESGVELVVTSGGTGLGPRDQTIEALAPKFTRRLPGVEQELFRWGQGKTRTAMLSRLAVGVIGSTVVVCLPGSAGAAKDALEALVPGLFHAFPMLKGEGHA encoded by the coding sequence ATGGAATTCACTCACCTCGACGACAGCGGTATGGTCCGCATGGCGGACGTTTCCGCAAAACCGCCGACGCGCCGTGAAGCGCGAGCTTCCGGGCGCATTGTCATGTTGCCGGAAACCATCGCGCTGCTCCGCCGGGAGGAGCTGCCAAAGGGCAACGTGCTAGCGACGGCGAAAATCGCGGGCATCCAGGCGGCCAAACAGGCCTCGGCGCTCATTCCGCTCTGCCACCAGCTCAACCTCTCGTGGATCGACATAGAATTCGAGATCGGCGACGACTCGATCGGTATTGCGGCAACCGTCATCACGCGGGAATCGACTGGTGTGGAGATGGAGGCACTGACCGCCGTGTCGGTCGCGGCGCTGACCATTTACGACATGTGCAAGGCGGTAGATAAAACGATGGAAATCAGCAGCATCCGGCTCGACCGCAAAACCGGCGGCAAGTCGTCGTTCAAGATGGAGTACCAGCCTCGCACGGCGATTCTCGTCATGTCGGACTCCATCGCTGCTGGCTCGGCGACTGACCGTTCCGGCGCGATTTTGCGCGAAGGTCTCGAAAAAGCTGGATGCGCGGTCGAGGCGCTCACGATTGTGCCGGATGAACCGGCGGAGATCGTCACGACGGTCGAAGCGTGGATCGAGAGCGGCGTCGAACTCGTCGTCACCTCCGGCGGCACGGGACTTGGGCCGCGCGACCAGACCATCGAAGCGCTCGCTCCGAAATTCACCCGCCGCCTGCCCGGCGTGGAGCAGGAGCTGTTCCGGTGGGGGCAGGGCAAGACGCGAACCGCGATGCTCTCGCGCCTCGCCGTCGGCGTGATCGGCAGCACGGTGGTCGTCTGTCTGCCGGGCAGCGCAGGCGCGGCAAAGGACGCGCTCGAAGCGCTCGTGCCGGGCCTTTTCCACGCATTCCCGATGCTCAAGGGGGAGGGCCACGCATGA
- a CDS encoding ferritin-like domain-containing protein produces the protein MGTRGREIVGDSIDRVLELLNKAFADEWLAYYQYWIGSKIVEGPMKDAVIAELLQHAADELRHADMVSMRIIQLGGTPLTSPKQWFEWTNCGYAEPTDKFVEMILEQNISGERCAITTYNSIIQEIGMKDPVTYNLAVQILQDEVEHEEDLQSLLEDLGVFLRK, from the coding sequence ATGGGAACCAGAGGACGTGAAATTGTAGGCGATTCCATCGATCGCGTACTCGAATTGCTGAACAAGGCCTTTGCAGACGAGTGGCTTGCCTATTACCAGTACTGGATCGGCTCCAAGATCGTGGAGGGACCAATGAAGGATGCCGTGATTGCCGAGCTGTTGCAGCACGCTGCCGACGAACTGCGTCATGCCGACATGGTGAGCATGCGCATTATCCAGCTTGGCGGCACGCCGCTTACCAGCCCGAAGCAGTGGTTCGAGTGGACCAACTGCGGTTACGCCGAACCGACCGACAAGTTCGTCGAGATGATCCTTGAACAGAACATCTCCGGTGAACGGTGCGCCATCACCACCTACAACAGCATCATTCAGGAGATCGGCATGAAAGACCCGGTCACCTACAACCTGGCCGTGCAGATTCTTCAGGACGAGGTCGAGCACGAAGAGGATCTCCAATCCTTGCTCGAAGACCTCGGAGTCTTCCTGCGGAAATGA
- a CDS encoding rubrerythrin family protein, whose protein sequence is MPTTHENLKNAFAGESQAFMKYTTFAEKAEKEGFKNVAKLFRTTAQAERIHAQGHLAADDTIGSTADNLEVAIGGETYEHNEMYPPMYEQAVAEGHKAKRMFGFAVEAEKVHAALYRKALEAVKAGQDLAETEIWLCPVCGHIELGAPPEHCPICNVKASVYIQVA, encoded by the coding sequence ATGCCGACGACACACGAAAATCTCAAAAACGCCTTTGCTGGTGAAAGCCAGGCGTTCATGAAGTACACCACCTTCGCCGAGAAAGCCGAGAAAGAGGGCTTCAAGAACGTGGCCAAATTGTTCCGCACAACCGCTCAGGCCGAGCGCATCCACGCGCAGGGCCACCTTGCCGCGGACGACACCATCGGCTCGACCGCCGATAATCTCGAAGTTGCCATCGGCGGCGAGACCTACGAGCACAACGAAATGTATCCGCCGATGTACGAGCAGGCCGTAGCCGAAGGGCACAAAGCCAAGCGCATGTTCGGTTTCGCCGTGGAGGCCGAAAAGGTGCATGCTGCATTGTATCGCAAAGCACTCGAAGCGGTCAAGGCAGGACAGGACCTGGCTGAAACTGAAATCTGGCTCTGCCCGGTCTGTGGCCACATCGAACTCGGCGCACCGCCAGAGCACTGCCCGATCTGCAACGTAAAAGCTTCAGTTTACATCCAGGTAGCCTGA
- a CDS encoding YihY family inner membrane protein — MSDTKKNSPVSSLLQHERLRVPGMYLSFMARHFVHDRILMSAGSLAFQTLLSLVPLMAVTLSILKVFPVFASLKQYIGDFLFQNFAPAKGLILKGYLWEFIDKTSSLSTVGGLFLIVIVLFLISTIDQTLNDIWEVQTPRRRLQGFTLYWTVLTLGPVFIGTSVLASSYVWYSVFAEGALLEMKTRVLSYVPLFNSAIAFFLLYMLVPNRKVRFTHALAGGVLAAVLFELAKRWFTFYVSSFATFEHIYGALSVVPMLFFWIYLEWVVVLTGAEFVFSLGYFRPAVCPAREFDPLQGLPEVVAVLRSVWRAQLSGSFMTGKKLLASEIIGDRSKLGFAVDFLKQNGILHQTADGGLAISADIHTVSLYDLYAKLPGALFNGDGCAEGGQQVSCEFEPLRTEVREALRSVMQTPLIALVNDSMEKDS, encoded by the coding sequence ATGTCGGATACGAAGAAGAATTCACCGGTTTCGTCGCTGCTGCAGCATGAGCGGTTGCGGGTGCCGGGCATGTACCTGTCGTTCATGGCGCGGCACTTCGTTCACGACCGAATTCTCATGAGCGCCGGTTCACTTGCGTTTCAGACCCTGCTTTCGCTTGTGCCGCTCATGGCGGTGACGTTGTCGATCCTGAAGGTTTTTCCGGTTTTTGCTTCGCTCAAACAGTACATTGGCGATTTTCTGTTCCAGAATTTCGCTCCCGCCAAGGGATTGATCCTGAAAGGCTATCTCTGGGAGTTCATCGATAAAACCTCTTCGCTTTCCACTGTTGGCGGTCTTTTTCTCATCGTCATTGTTCTGTTTCTGATTTCGACCATCGATCAGACGCTCAATGATATCTGGGAGGTGCAAACCCCGCGCCGGAGGTTGCAGGGGTTCACGCTCTACTGGACGGTGCTGACGCTCGGCCCGGTTTTTATCGGCACCAGCGTTCTTGCCAGCTCGTACGTCTGGTATTCGGTGTTTGCCGAGGGGGCGCTGCTTGAAATGAAAACGAGAGTGCTTTCGTATGTGCCGTTGTTCAACTCGGCCATCGCTTTTTTTCTGCTTTACATGCTTGTGCCGAACCGCAAGGTTCGCTTTACCCACGCCCTGGCCGGCGGCGTGCTTGCCGCCGTGCTTTTCGAGCTTGCCAAGAGGTGGTTCACCTTTTACGTTTCGAGTTTCGCCACCTTCGAGCATATTTACGGCGCGCTTTCGGTCGTTCCGATGCTCTTTTTCTGGATATACCTCGAATGGGTGGTGGTTCTGACTGGCGCGGAGTTTGTCTTTTCGCTCGGCTACTTCAGGCCGGCGGTGTGCCCCGCACGGGAGTTCGATCCCTTGCAGGGATTGCCAGAGGTTGTCGCCGTCTTGCGTTCAGTGTGGCGTGCACAGCTATCCGGAAGCTTTATGACTGGTAAAAAACTTCTGGCATCGGAAATTATTGGCGACCGTAGTAAATTGGGTTTTGCCGTCGATTTTCTGAAGCAGAACGGGATTCTGCACCAGACCGCCGATGGAGGACTTGCCATCAGTGCAGATATTCACACCGTTTCCTTGTATGACCTCTACGCCAAGCTTCCGGGGGCGCTTTTCAATGGAGATGGGTGCGCGGAGGGAGGGCAGCAGGTGAGTTGCGAATTCGAGCCGCTCCGTACAGAAGTCCGCGAGGCACTCAGGAGCGTGATGCAGACGCCGCTGATTGCGCTGGTGAACGATTCAATGGAAAAGGATTCATGA
- the dnaX gene encoding DNA polymerase III subunit gamma/tau, with product MSYQVIARKYRPSRFADITAQEHITGTIQNSLRMGRVGHGYIFSGLRGVGKTTAARVFAKAVNCQRMIDDPQYLKEVTEPCGVCESCRDFDAGASLNISEFDAASNNSVDDIRLLRENVRYGPQKGRYRVYIIDEVHMLSTAAFNAFLKTLEEPPPHAIFIFATTELHKIPATIASRCQRFNFKRIPLDRIQGQLQQICDAEGITADADALQLIARKAQGSMRDAQSILDQVIAFAIDSEGERAIRYEKVSELLSYIDDEHFFMVTDAIANADAAAMLDVAGMVNRNGYDEQDFLEKLIEHFRNFLIIHNLRSSKLIERPEPVKERYQRDALRLTPSAIMAMTDFLMQTQRELKFYAEHQFRFELALLKLIELGRGTSQMATAPADEKKSLSL from the coding sequence ATGAGTTATCAGGTTATAGCACGAAAGTACAGGCCTTCACGGTTTGCCGACATTACCGCGCAGGAGCATATTACCGGCACGATTCAGAACTCACTGCGGATGGGACGAGTCGGCCATGGCTACATCTTTTCGGGACTTCGGGGCGTGGGCAAGACCACGGCGGCTCGCGTGTTTGCCAAGGCGGTCAACTGCCAGCGGATGATCGACGATCCGCAGTATCTCAAGGAGGTGACCGAGCCGTGCGGCGTGTGCGAGAGCTGCCGCGACTTCGATGCCGGGGCGAGCCTGAACATCTCCGAGTTTGACGCTGCCTCTAACAACAGCGTTGACGATATCCGCCTGCTTCGCGAGAATGTGCGTTACGGCCCGCAGAAAGGACGCTATCGAGTCTACATCATCGACGAGGTGCACATGCTCTCGACGGCGGCATTCAACGCGTTTCTCAAGACGCTTGAAGAGCCGCCGCCGCACGCGATCTTCATCTTCGCCACCACCGAGCTGCACAAGATTCCAGCCACCATCGCCTCGCGCTGCCAGCGTTTCAACTTCAAGCGCATTCCGCTCGACCGCATTCAGGGCCAGCTCCAGCAGATCTGCGACGCCGAGGGCATCACCGCTGATGCTGACGCGCTCCAGCTCATTGCGCGCAAGGCGCAGGGCTCGATGCGTGATGCTCAGAGCATTCTTGACCAGGTGATCGCCTTTGCCATAGACAGCGAGGGGGAGCGCGCCATTCGCTACGAAAAGGTCTCAGAGCTGTTGAGCTACATCGACGACGAACACTTTTTCATGGTGACCGACGCCATCGCCAATGCCGATGCCGCTGCAATGCTCGACGTGGCGGGCATGGTCAACCGCAACGGCTACGACGAGCAGGATTTTCTGGAAAAGCTGATCGAGCATTTCCGGAACTTTCTCATCATCCACAATCTCCGGTCGAGCAAGCTGATCGAGCGTCCGGAGCCGGTCAAGGAGCGCTACCAGCGCGACGCCTTGCGGCTGACGCCGTCGGCGATCATGGCGATGACCGATTTCCTCATGCAGACTCAGCGCGAGCTGAAGTTCTACGCCGAGCACCAGTTCCGCTTCGAGCTGGCGCTGCTCAAGTTGATCGAGCTTGGACGGGGAACTTCGCAGATGGCAACCGCTCCGGCGGACGAAAAAAAAAGCCTGAGCCTTTAG
- a CDS encoding DNA polymerase III subunit gamma/tau: MKRSTSRAETKSAPAIDLGSWKQAFSKFGSNADQHLPARNRLRVEENVAGTDSGAPVAVLEQLRMEWGRFLEHLSAKGLQVLVSHLHSSELMSCSPSGVVALRCCRKFSFEELQHDSALLESEMADFYKLPLKLAVRYDAERDACTREKSIFTMFQELAESNEVVRFLITEFGGELVY, translated from the coding sequence ATGAAGCGCTCCACCAGTCGCGCCGAAACGAAATCGGCCCCCGCCATCGACCTCGGCTCCTGGAAGCAGGCATTCTCCAAATTTGGCAGCAACGCCGACCAGCATCTGCCAGCAAGAAACCGGTTGCGCGTTGAGGAGAACGTTGCAGGGACGGACAGTGGTGCGCCGGTCGCGGTGCTCGAACAGTTGCGCATGGAGTGGGGGCGCTTCCTCGAACACCTCTCGGCCAAAGGATTGCAGGTTCTGGTATCGCATCTTCACTCATCCGAGCTGATGTCGTGCAGCCCTTCTGGCGTAGTGGCGCTTCGGTGCTGCCGGAAGTTTTCGTTCGAAGAGCTTCAGCATGATTCCGCTCTCCTCGAAAGCGAGATGGCCGATTTTTACAAGCTGCCGCTGAAACTCGCCGTACGCTACGACGCCGAGCGCGACGCTTGCACGCGCGAGAAGAGCATCTTCACCATGTTTCAGGAACTTGCGGAAAGCAACGAGGTCGTGCGTTTCCTGATCACCGAGTTCGGCGGTGAGCTGGTTTACTGA
- the aspS gene encoding aspartate--tRNA ligase: protein MSKEPTTATGLQNRFRTHYCGQLNRKSEGESVRLGGWVHRIRDHGGLIFIDLRDHTGICQLVVLPENESQFKLAETLHSESVISAEGKVVLRSDATVNPRLASGAIEVVVSTIQIESNANPLPFPVADDMPTSEEMRLKFRFLDLRREKLHENIIFRSKLTAAVRKYLTDLDFIEIQTPILTSSSPEGARDFLVPSRLHPGKFYALPQAPQQFKQLLMVAGFPRYFQIAPCFRDEDARADRSPGEFYQIDIEMSFVEQDDLFVILEGMFKHLVENMSQKRITQFPFPRISYKDVMNRYGSDKPDLRIPLEIQDVTELFVNSGFKVFASNTAEGSCIKAMVLKGMGGESRLFYDKAEKRARELGSAGLAYIQFREEGPKGPVVKFLSEAEMNALKKRLGIVTGDVVFFGAGKWEKTCKIMGGMRNYFADIFPLDRDELSFCWIVDFPMYEYNEEAKKIDFSHNPFSMPQGEMEALESKFPLDILAYQYDIVCNGIELSSGAIRNHRPDIMYKAFEIAGYSKEEVDARFGHMIEAFKHGAPPHGGIAPGLDRLVMILRDEQNIREVIAFPMNQSAQDLMMAAPSEVTAQQLKELHIRVEMPEEEK from the coding sequence ATGAGCAAGGAGCCAACAACGGCCACGGGTTTGCAGAACAGATTCAGAACACACTATTGCGGCCAGTTGAACCGCAAGTCGGAGGGGGAGTCGGTCAGGCTCGGCGGCTGGGTGCATCGCATCCGCGACCACGGCGGTCTTATTTTCATCGATCTGCGCGACCACACCGGCATCTGCCAGCTCGTGGTGCTGCCTGAAAACGAAAGCCAGTTCAAACTTGCCGAAACGCTGCACTCTGAATCGGTGATCTCCGCCGAGGGCAAGGTGGTGCTCCGCTCCGATGCCACCGTCAACCCGCGTCTCGCTTCGGGCGCCATTGAGGTGGTTGTCAGCACGATCCAGATCGAGAGCAACGCCAATCCGCTTCCCTTCCCGGTGGCCGACGACATGCCGACCTCCGAGGAGATGCGCCTCAAGTTCCGCTTTCTCGACCTTCGCCGCGAAAAGCTGCACGAGAACATCATCTTCCGCAGCAAGCTCACCGCCGCCGTCCGGAAATACCTCACCGATCTCGACTTCATCGAAATCCAGACGCCGATTCTCACCTCCAGTTCGCCCGAAGGCGCACGCGACTTTCTCGTACCGAGCCGCCTGCATCCCGGCAAGTTCTATGCGCTGCCGCAGGCACCGCAGCAGTTCAAGCAGCTTCTGATGGTTGCCGGATTTCCGCGCTACTTCCAGATCGCGCCGTGCTTCCGCGACGAGGATGCTCGCGCCGATCGTAGCCCCGGCGAGTTCTACCAGATCGATATCGAGATGTCCTTCGTCGAGCAGGACGACCTGTTTGTCATTCTTGAAGGTATGTTCAAGCACCTGGTCGAGAACATGTCGCAGAAGCGCATTACGCAGTTTCCCTTCCCGCGCATCAGCTACAAGGATGTGATGAACCGCTACGGTTCGGACAAGCCCGACCTGCGTATTCCGTTGGAGATTCAGGACGTGACCGAACTGTTCGTCAACTCCGGCTTCAAGGTGTTCGCATCAAACACTGCCGAAGGCTCCTGCATCAAGGCGATGGTGCTGAAAGGCATGGGTGGCGAGTCGCGCCTCTTTTATGACAAGGCTGAAAAGCGTGCCCGCGAGCTGGGTTCGGCAGGCTTGGCCTACATCCAGTTCAGGGAAGAGGGGCCGAAAGGGCCGGTGGTGAAGTTCCTGTCCGAAGCCGAGATGAACGCGCTGAAGAAGCGCCTCGGCATTGTGACCGGTGACGTAGTATTTTTCGGCGCGGGCAAGTGGGAGAAGACCTGCAAGATCATGGGCGGCATGAGAAATTACTTCGCCGACATTTTCCCGCTCGACAGAGATGAGCTGTCCTTCTGCTGGATTGTCGATTTCCCGATGTACGAGTACAACGAGGAGGCCAAAAAGATCGACTTTTCGCACAACCCCTTCTCGATGCCGCAGGGCGAGATGGAGGCGCTCGAAAGCAAGTTCCCACTCGACATTCTGGCCTATCAGTACGACATCGTCTGCAACGGTATCGAGCTTTCGAGCGGCGCAATCAGGAACCATCGCCCCGACATTATGTACAAAGCCTTCGAGATTGCCGGATACTCGAAAGAAGAGGTTGACGCCCGCTTCGGCCACATGATCGAAGCCTTCAAGCACGGCGCTCCACCGCACGGAGGCATTGCCCCCGGCCTCGACCGTTTGGTGATGATTCTGCGCGACGAGCAGAACATCCGCGAAGTCATTGCCTTCCCGATGAACCAGTCCGCCCAGGACCTCATGATGGCTGCTCCGTCGGAAGTGACCGCCCAGCAGCTAAAAGAGTTGCACATTCGGGTGGAGATGCCGGAAGAGGAGAAGTAA
- the zupT gene encoding zinc transporter ZupT has protein sequence MSDSILFAFSLTLLAGLATGIGSIIGFLSKQVNPKMLTISLGFSAGVMLYVSMIEIFVKARDALSIELGAKTGYIWTVVAFFAGIFVIALIDNLVPAYENPHEMNTEKIIEESSEKDKAKLLRMGLFSALAIGIHNFPEGLATFMSGLSNPALGISIAVAIAIHNIPEGLAVSAPIYFATKSRKKAFILSFLSGLAEPVGAITGFFLLRTLFTHFTFGLVFASVAGIMVYISLDELLPTAEEYGEHHLAIGGLVGGMLVMAVSLLLFL, from the coding sequence ATGTCAGACAGCATCCTTTTTGCATTCTCACTCACCCTGCTGGCCGGTCTGGCAACTGGCATCGGCAGCATCATCGGTTTTCTGTCGAAGCAGGTGAACCCCAAAATGCTGACCATCTCTCTCGGATTTTCCGCCGGAGTGATGCTCTATGTTTCGATGATCGAAATCTTCGTCAAGGCAAGGGATGCCCTATCGATTGAGCTGGGAGCCAAAACGGGATATATCTGGACGGTTGTGGCATTCTTTGCCGGCATTTTTGTGATTGCGCTTATCGACAATCTGGTGCCAGCCTACGAAAACCCGCACGAGATGAACACCGAAAAAATCATCGAGGAGTCCTCGGAAAAAGACAAAGCCAAGTTGCTGAGAATGGGCTTGTTCTCTGCGCTGGCTATCGGTATTCACAATTTTCCCGAAGGGCTGGCAACCTTCATGAGCGGTCTGTCGAACCCGGCTCTCGGCATCAGCATCGCGGTCGCCATTGCGATTCACAACATTCCGGAGGGGCTGGCTGTCTCCGCGCCGATCTACTTCGCCACCAAAAGCCGGAAAAAAGCCTTCATACTCTCATTTCTCTCAGGCCTCGCCGAACCGGTCGGAGCCATTACCGGCTTTTTCCTCCTGCGCACCCTCTTCACCCACTTCACCTTCGGTCTGGTCTTCGCCAGCGTCGCAGGAATCATGGTTTACATCTCCCTCGACGAGCTCCTCCCCACCGCCGAAGAGTACGGCGAACACCACCTCGCCATCGGCGGCCTTGTCGGCGGAATGCTGGTCATGGCGGTGAGCTTGCTGCTGTTTTTGTAA
- a CDS encoding B12-binding domain-containing radical SAM protein gives MLADDLQTAESTSFLTNGAAPSLEKLAAEQKSRKKWLLVQPRSQTSMMVDSGTVSMPLNLIMVATLASKYFDVTFLDERTGDIIPQDFSGYDVVAITSRTLNAKNAYSIADRAKAQGKIALLGGVHPTMLIDEATSHCTSVIYGEIESVWEELATDIFRGKMKSVYKASELKPMTAMTPPDFSFALNSPHAKKYSKLIPILATKGCPVGCSFCTTPTVYGKSFRYREMELVLDEMRAHQDRLGKQLVRFSFMDDNISFRPKYFTELLEGMAKLGVRWNANISMNFLHKPEVAEIAGRSGCDLMSIGFESLNPDILKSMNKGSNRLQNYEDVVSNLHKHKIAIQGYFIFGFDDDSEKSFQATYDFIMKNRIEFPVFSLLTPFPGTPYFEEMKDRVRHFDWDKYDTYHYMFEPKKLGGEKLLENFIKLQREVYKGSAIMKRMQGKPLNWVWFVNFLMNRFTRKLTPEIYL, from the coding sequence ATGCTGGCAGACGATCTTCAGACAGCCGAATCAACCTCGTTCCTCACGAATGGCGCTGCGCCATCTCTCGAAAAGCTCGCGGCAGAACAGAAGAGTAGAAAAAAATGGCTGCTCGTCCAGCCCAGGAGCCAGACCAGTATGATGGTCGATTCCGGCACGGTGAGTATGCCGCTGAACCTGATCATGGTCGCCACGCTGGCTAGCAAGTATTTCGACGTCACCTTCCTCGACGAGAGAACTGGCGACATCATACCGCAAGACTTCTCGGGCTACGATGTCGTGGCCATCACCTCGCGTACACTCAACGCAAAGAACGCCTACAGCATCGCCGACCGGGCCAAGGCGCAGGGAAAGATCGCGCTGCTTGGCGGCGTGCACCCGACCATGCTGATTGACGAAGCCACATCGCACTGCACCAGCGTCATTTATGGAGAGATCGAGTCGGTCTGGGAGGAACTCGCTACCGATATTTTCCGGGGCAAAATGAAGAGCGTGTACAAAGCCAGCGAGCTGAAGCCAATGACCGCCATGACGCCGCCCGACTTCAGCTTCGCACTCAACTCGCCGCACGCGAAAAAATACAGCAAGCTCATTCCGATTCTCGCCACCAAAGGGTGCCCGGTCGGATGCAGCTTCTGCACCACGCCCACCGTGTATGGCAAGAGCTTCCGCTACCGGGAAATGGAGCTGGTGCTCGACGAAATGCGCGCCCATCAGGATCGGCTCGGCAAGCAGCTCGTACGCTTTTCGTTCATGGACGACAACATCAGCTTCAGGCCGAAATACTTCACCGAACTGCTCGAAGGCATGGCCAAACTCGGCGTGCGCTGGAACGCCAACATCTCGATGAACTTCCTGCACAAGCCAGAGGTGGCCGAAATCGCCGGACGCTCAGGCTGCGACCTCATGAGTATCGGATTCGAGTCGCTCAATCCCGACATTCTCAAAAGCATGAACAAGGGGTCGAACCGCCTCCAGAACTACGAGGATGTCGTCAGCAACCTGCACAAGCACAAGATCGCCATCCAGGGCTACTTTATTTTCGGCTTCGACGACGACAGCGAAAAGAGCTTCCAGGCGACCTACGACTTCATCATGAAGAACCGCATCGAGTTCCCGGTCTTCTCTCTGCTGACGCCCTTCCCCGGCACCCCCTATTTCGAAGAGATGAAGGATCGGGTACGCCACTTCGACTGGGACAAGTACGACACCTACCACTACATGTTCGAGCCAAAAAAGCTCGGCGGCGAAAAGCTGCTCGAAAACTTCATCAAGCTCCAGCGTGAAGTCTATAAAGGCAGCGCCATCATGAAACGCATGCAGGGCAAGCCACTGAACTGGGTCTGGTTCGTCAACTTCCTCATGAACCGCTTCACCCGCAAGCTCACGCCGGAAATTTACCTCTGA
- a CDS encoding hotdog fold thioesterase: MTKDSIFTVPVTPEEVNASQIIEGQMARHLGIEITAVGPDSMTASMPVDHRTIQRIGILHGGASLALAETIGSIAASYCVDREKQFIVGQEINANHLRTVRQGESSVHATATPLHLGRTSQVWDIKIRDDKGRLVCVSRFTVAVLEKRD, encoded by the coding sequence ATGACAAAGGATTCGATTTTTACCGTTCCGGTCACGCCCGAAGAAGTCAATGCGTCTCAGATCATCGAAGGCCAGATGGCCCGCCATCTTGGCATCGAAATCACCGCTGTCGGCCCGGACTCCATGACGGCTTCAATGCCCGTCGATCACCGTACCATCCAGCGCATCGGCATCCTGCACGGCGGCGCGTCGCTCGCACTCGCTGAAACAATCGGCAGCATTGCCGCTTCCTACTGCGTGGATCGCGAGAAGCAGTTCATCGTCGGTCAGGAGATCAATGCCAACCACCTCCGCACCGTGCGCCAGGGCGAAAGCTCCGTGCACGCCACCGCCACGCCACTCCACCTCGGTCGCACCTCGCAGGTCTGGGACATCAAAATCCGCGACGATAAAGGCCGCCTGGTCTGCGTCAGCCGCTTCACGGTCGCCGTACTGGAAAAACGCGACTGA